A region from the Rhodohalobacter sp. 614A genome encodes:
- the secE gene encoding preprotein translocase subunit SecE, which produces MQKIKEFIEGVRKEMAKVSWPSQQELIDNTIIVVVFTIIISAFIFGVDQVYSTILGAIYQ; this is translated from the coding sequence ATGCAAAAAATAAAAGAATTCATAGAAGGTGTTCGCAAGGAGATGGCAAAAGTATCTTGGCCGTCTCAACAGGAACTGATCGATAATACAATTATAGTAGTTGTGTTTACGATTATAATATCTGCATTCATCTTCGGAGTTGATCAAGTATATAGCACCATTTTGGGGGCGATTTATCAATGA